GTCCTTCTTGCTATATTAATACCCTGTTTCTTTAAAATATCAACGATTTCCGCATCTTTATAAACTTTGCCGATAAAATGTTCTGAATCTATAATAGATTTGATTCTCGCCATAACGTTACCGGATGAAGATTCGCCGTATGAAGCTCCGGTAAAAAAATTTTTAAGCTCGAATACTCCCATGTGGGTGCTTAAATATTTATTCGCGGTAGCTCTGGAAACGGTAGATTCATGAATATTAAGCTCTTCGGATATATCTTTTAGAATCAAAGGTTTCAGGTTGCCGCCGCATTTATCGAAATAATCGTACTGTTTATCGACTATTTTCTGTGCAATATTTAAAATAGTTTCTTTTCTCGTATTAATGCTTTTCATTAACCACATAGCCGATTTAAATCTTTCTTCGGCATAATTTTTAATATCGGGCGATACCGCTATTTCACCGCTGATAACCTTTTTATAATAAGAATTGATTTTTATCTCCGGAATAGAATCGTCCTGCATATATACCACGTAACGATCATTCTCTTTTTTTAGGAAAAGATCCGGAACAATGTAACGAGGTGCTTCTTTGCTGAAATTAGCCGCCGGGTTCGGATTTAATTTTTTTAAATTTTCTATAGAAAGCAAAACTTTTTCTAAACTTGTTTTTGTTTCTTTGCATATTTTTTGATAATTTTTAGCGGCTACTTCTTTTAAGTACTTATTTATTAATTCTTTTAGCAGAGCATCGCCCTTGAAATAAAAATCCGCTTGAATAGCCAGACTTGATATTACGTTATCGGCGGCTAATCCTACAGGTTCTAATATATTAATTTTATAAAGCGTATTCGGTACAAAAGTAGCGTTTATATCGTGTGAAATATTTTTTTTTACAAAATATTCAAGGTCTTTTATTGAAACCGCAAGAAATCCTTTAGAGTCTAAATTGCCGGCAATGTATTCGGCAAGCATAATTTCATCGTCCGAAAAATTACCGGTTCTGACTTGCTCCATTACATGTTCGTAAAGCGTTTCACCTCTATAAAAACTGCTCTCTAATTTATATTCTAAATAATTATTGTCTCCTGCGCCTAAAATACCGTCGTTTTTAGATAAATCTACAAGCTGTTCGTTATAGTTCACCAAGTACTGAGCAATTTCATTAAAACCTTGTTCCGATTCGGAATCGGCTTCAACCGGAATATTAGACAGAAGCGCATCTTCAGGTTTATAATTTTCGGCTTCGTCTTCACTTTTCACGCCGGCAGATTCGGCATCAAGAATAGGGTTTTCCAATATTTCTTGTTTAACCATATCTGAAAGTTCGATATTGTTAAGAGCAAGCATCTTGATCGCAAGCTGCAGCTGCGGGGTCATCACCAACTGTTGGGACAGTTTAAGATTTTGCCTCAGTTCCATACCGCTCATAAAAAAACTCCTGAAAAAACAAATTAATAATCGCCGTTAAATCGATGCAGAACTATATATTTCAATTAAGTTATATAGTTCCTTAAATCACCGTTATAGACAATTTTATAGTCTCTAATAGTGATTTAAGGATTATATATTAATTATATAACATTTAAATCTAAATACCCAGATTAAACTTTTCTCCAAGGAAAAATCTTTTAACAATCGAGCTGGAAATAATGTGGGAAGGGGAACCTTTTTCTATTATTTTTCCGTCATTTATTATATATGCGCTGTTGCATATCCTTAAAGCTTCCCTTACGTTATGGTCGGTTATTAAAATACCTATTGAATCTTTCTTTAAACCGATAAGAATATCCTGCATATCCTCTACGGCGATAGGATCTATGCCTGAAAAAGGTTCGTCTAAAAGTATAAACTTTGGAGAAAGTATAAGCGATCTGGCTACTTCTACCCTTCTTCTTTCTCCTCCGGATAAGCTCATTACAAAAGATTTTCTTACTTTCTCGAGTCCGAATTTTTCTATCAATTCGTTAAGCCTCTGATTTTTTTCTTTTTCGGATATTTTTAAAAGTTCAAAAATAGCCGTAAGATTCTGTTCCGCCGTAAGTTTCCTGAATACCGAAGTCTCTTGAGGCAAATAACCTATGCCTAATCTTGCGCGTTTATACATAGGCAGTTTAGTAATGTCGACGTCGTCCAAAAATATGGAACCGCCGTCCGGCCTAAGCATGCCTGATATCATATTAAAAGTAGTCGTCTTACCGGCTCCGTTGGGGCCTAAAAGACCGGTTATCTCTCCAGGCCTAATTTCAAGACAAACTTCATTTACTACCGTCCTTTTTTTAAATTTTTTAATTAAATTTACGGCTTTTATCATCTTTGTTTCTTTGTTTTTACGTTATTTTTTTTTACGCTGATTGACTTTTTTGAATAAACTACGGCATTAACGCGTTTTGGTCCGCCGATAACGGTAGAAATACCTGTTTTAAAATTAATTATTATTTTCTTTCCGGCTATTCTGTTTTTCGCCTCGTATGCCACTGGATTTTCCGTTATTACCGCAATTTTCCTTTTATCGTAATAAACTGCCCTCCCTCCGGTAATATTGTCTTTGCCTTTTATAATATGCACGTTTCCCGTAGCGATAAGTATTTTAATTTTATTTTTTTTAGTATATATAATTTTAAGTACAGACGACAGTATCTTCAGTTTGCCCTTAAGAGCCACCACGTGCCCCTTAAATACTGCAATATGCGTTTTATTGTTTACCGTTAAAGAATCGGACTTTATATCGGTTTTATTATGCGTTTTATTCGCATTGTTTAAATTATTGCGAGTTGAAGCGCCGAGCGATAAATTATTTTGAAACAGTAAAAATATCGGCAAAAAAATAAAAACGATAAAAAAATAAAATTTGATTTTCATTTAGACGACCTTCTCATATTAGCGTTATTAGATAAAAAATGAACGTCTTTCCGTAAAACAAATAATTTCTTTTTTACGTAATAGATAAATCCTTCTCCTGAAATAAAATAATTCTTGCTTTTAATTTTCATGCCGCCCGGAGCCGCTATTTCGTCTTTTTTAGCAAAATAATCTATTATATCAGTTTTAATCAGCATGCCGTTTGAACCATTTATCGAAACGCCGCCTGAAATTATTACGTTTTTAGAAACGGTATTAAGTTTTCCGGTTTTCCCTATTATTATATAAGCCGGTTTTCTATTTTTGCCGTAAATATAAATCTTTACGGCGTTTAATTTTATTATATTTTTCTTTTTAGACTTATAGTTTAAACTTTTAGCGAAAATTTCATAAGCAAGAATTCCTTTTTTATAAAATTTATAATCTATTTTTTTAAGGCTTATGTAACCTTTTGATATCTTGAAATTGAAAAGTCCCGTATTGCCGCGAAGATAATGCAGTATAAGAAAAACTGCCAGAATAGCTATAAAGCATAAAGACAGTATAAGCGCAATTATTCTTATAGTTTTCCGGTCTAAGGACATATAATTTAATTACAACGAATTCAAAAATTTTAAAAGCAATCCTTTCTCTTTTAAAATTATATCGCAAACCTCCCGCACCGCACCGCACCCGCCGTTTTTAGAGGTTACAAAGTCGGCGCAATCCTTTATGTATTCCGGCGCATTAGGAACCGTGGCAGAAATTGCGGCTAATTTTAAAAGTTCTATATCGACAATATCGTCCCCCATGTAGAATAAATTTTTAACGTCTATTTTAAACTCTTCTAATAACGGTTTCAGCGCTTTATATTTATCCTTGCATCCCTCTATATAAAAATCTACTCCGAGTTCCTTGGCTCTTAAAGAAGCTGCATGACTTGTTCTTGCGGAAATCATACCGACTTTTAATCCGGATTTTTTGGCTAATTTCATGCCTGCCCCGTCATGGGCAAAAAAAGTTTTTGTTTCAACCCCGTTTTCGGATAAATATATTTTTCCGTCCGTCAAAACTCCGTCAACGTCGAAAACTAAAATTTCTATATCGGAAAAATTTAATTTTTTAGTCATATTATTCCTGCTTTTATTATATCGTGAATATGAATAACTCCGATAGGATTTTTATAGCCTTCCGATTCTACCACGAAAAGCGAAGTAATTTTCGATTCCTCCATTTTTTGCAGAGCGTTAACGGCAAGAGCATTCTTCAGTATAGTTTTAGGATTTTTAGTCATTATGTTTTTTACCGGTTCGTTTATTATATCAATCGGAGAAAGCATTGCCCTCCTCAAATCTCCGTCGACTATTATGCCGCATAGAATATTATTCTCGTCTATAACTCCGGTAAGCCCTAATCTTTTAGAATTCATTTCTAAAATAGCGTCCTTTAATAAAACCGTATCCCGGACCAAAGGTATTTCTTCGCCATTATGCATTAACTCGGCCACTTTTATAAATTTTTTGCCTATAGAACCTCCCGGATGAAGTTTTGCAAAATCTTCTTCTAAAAAATTCCGCTCCTTTAAAAGCGCAACCGCAAGAGCGTCGCCGATTGCAAGCTGAGCCGTCGTGCTCGCGGTAGGAGCTATATTATAAGGACACGCTTCTTGGGCTACGGATACGTCGAAAAAATAATCCGATAATTCAAATAAACGCGAATGTTTATTGCCTGAAAATCCAATAATTTTAGCGCCTATAAGCTTTATTGCCGGCAGTATCGAAGCTATTTCTTTGGTATTTCCGCTGTTAGACAGAACTATTACCGCATCGTTTTTAGAAATAACTCCGAGATCTCCATGTGAAGCTTCCGCCGGATGCATAAAAAAAGATGGAGTACCGGTACTTGCAAGGGTAGAAGATATTTTTCTGGCTATAATACCCGATTTCCCCATTCCGGTTAAAATAACTTTGCCTTTAATCCCTATAAGGCAATGCACCATTTTTTCAAAATTATCGTCAAGCCTGTTTATAAGGGCAGACACCGAATCGGCTTCTATTCTTAACACATTTTCTGCCGTTTTTAATATATTATGCTGCGTCATTTTTTTATATTTTACTATATTTAGATATTTCCAGAATATTTTTTAAATTATCCTTAAATGAGCTCAAATAAACGGAATTTGCGGAATCGCTTAAAGCTCTCGGCGGATCGGTGTGGACTTCAAAAAACAAACCGTCGACTCCTGCCGCTGCTGCCGCCCTTGCAAGCGGCATAACGTATTCCCTGTTTCCAGAAGAAACTGAGCCCCCTCCCCCAGGCAGTTGGACGCTGTGCGTAGCATCGAAAACTACGAGTGCTCCGGTTTCTTTCATTACGGGAATAGACCTGAAATCTACGACAAGATTATTATAGCCGAAACTTACCCCTCTTTCGGTCAAAATCACCTTATAATTTTCTACCGACGCAATTTTTTCTACTATAAATTTCGTATCCCATGGCGCCATAAACTGACCTTTCTTAACGTTAATTACTTTTCCTGTTTTTGCCGCTTCTAAAATAATATCGGTTTGACGGCACAAAAAAGCAGGTATCTGTATAACGTCGAGAACGCCGCCCGCAATTTCGGCCTCTTTTGCGCTATGAACGTCGCTTAATATAGGAACGTCATATTTCGCTTTAATATCGCTTAATATTTTTAAACCTTTATCTATGCCGGGACCCCTGAAAGAATTAACCGACGTTCTGTTTGCTTTATCGTAAGAAGCCTTAAAAATAAGATTAAAATTTAGTTCTCTGGAATATTCCTTCAACGTCGAAACTATATCGTCCATGGCGGCGGCATCCTCTATTACGCAGGGGCCGGCAATTACAAAAGGATAGTCGTTATTAAATTTAAATTTTAATTCCGATGTTAAATCTTCTTTTGTAAAAACATTTATTTTTTTCATATCGTTTAATTTTAATTTATGCGAAAATGCTGGAAAAATTTAAATAATATTTTAAACAGGCGTGTTTTTGCTTTTCCTTTTATTTTTATTTAATTTATCGACTGCTTTCGTCATATTATGTTTAGCTTTAATCTCAACTTTAACCTTAGGCTGAATCGATAATAAATTATTCGAATATTTAACCGCTGCCGCAATAAATTCCCTGAACAGCGGATGGGGATACAGCGGCGAAGATTTGAATTCCGGATGAAACTGGCACCCTATATACCACGGATGGTCTTTAATCTCGCAAATTTCTATAAGTTTATCATCCGGCGACGTCCCTGAAAAAACAAAACCGGAAGTTTTAAATTTTTCTCTGTATTTATTGTTAAATTCAAACCTGTGCCTGTGTCTTTCGCTTATAATAATGTTTCCGTCATGATTCAACTTTACGCAGTTTTTATTGTTAGCCGGATATTTTTTATTGTTTTTATAATAAATTTGATAGGCAAGCGTATTTTTAGATATTACGCATGGATATGCGCCTAATCTCATAGTTCCGCCCATATTGCCGATATCCTTCTGGTCGTCCATTATGCTGATTACCGGATCCGGCGTAATTTCGTCGAACTCGTAGGAATTTGCGTCTTTCAAACCCAACACGTTTTTTGCATATTCTACCGTCATAAGCTGCATTCCGAGGCATATTCCGAAATAAGGAATATTGTTGGTTCTTGCATAATTAATTGCCCTCAACATTCCGCTAATGCCGCGGGAACCAAAACCGCCCGGAACCAGTATGCCCGAACATCCTTCTAATTCTTTAAGGTTATCCTTCCAGTCGTCTCCTTCTAAATCTTCGGAATTGATATATTTTATATTTACGCTAACGTTATTGGCAAGACCGCCGTGAATAAGACTTTCGTTTAAGCTTTTATAAGATTCTTTAAGATTTACGTATTTCCCTACTACGGCTATAGTAACTAAATTTTTAAGCGTTTTTAAAGTATTGGATATATTAGTCCATGCGTTTAAATCCGGAGATTTAGCCCATATATTCAAGTATTCTATTATTTTTGAATCGAGTTTTTCTTCGTGAAGGGAAAGCGGAACGTCGTAAATGCTCTCTTCGTCTTTAGCGGTAATAACCGCATCTGCTTCGACGTTGCAGAAAAGAGCTATTTTTTCCCTTATATCCTGCGGCAAAACTCTGTCCGCCCTGCATATTATAATCGAAGGTTCTATGCCTATAGCCCTCAATTCTTTAACGGAATGCTGGGTCGGCTTTGTTTTAAGCTCGTCTGCCGTTTTTATAAACGGAACTAGCGTTAGATGAATATAAAGAACGTCGTCTTTGCCTTTGTCTAATTTAAACTGTCTTATAGCCTCAAGAAAAGGAAGGCTTTCTATGTCGCCTACCGTTCCGCCTATTTCTATAATCGCAACGTCTTTGCCTTCGGAAGCTTCGATTATTCTTTTTTTTATTTCGTCTGTTATATGCGGAATTACTTGAACGGTTTTGCCGAGATAAGCTCCTTTTCTTTCGTTGCTGATAACGGCATCGTAAACCTGTCCGCTTGTTAAGTTGTTCTTTTTTGTAAGAGAAAGCGACGTAAATCTTTCGTAATGGCCGAGATCAAGGTCGGTTTCGGCTCCGTCGTCGGTAACAAAAACCTCTCCGTGCTGAAAAGGATTCATAGTTCCCGGATCTACGTTTATATATGGGTCAAGCTTCTGCATTGTTATATTAAGCCCCCTTGCTTCAAGAAGAGCTCCTATGGATGAAGCCGCAATGCCTTTCCCAAGACTTGAAACGACGCCGCCCGTTATAAATATATACTTTGTCTTATTCATATTTGTTCAACCCCAAAACGTCTCTCATATCGTAAAATCCTTTGTTTTTATCGCTAAGCCATACAGCCGCTTTAATTGCGCCGCGCGCAAAATTATTTCTGGATACTGCCTTATGCGTAATTTCTATTATTTCTTCGTTTCCGGCAAATATTACCTTGTGTTCTCCTATTATATCTCCGGCTCTTACCGAAAATATGCCTATTTCGTCTTTTTTTCTTTCTCCTACGTCTCCACACCTGCCGTAAACTGCTTTTTCCGCAAGATCAATATGCCTCTGTTTAGCTATCGATTCCGCAAGCATTTTAGCAGTTCCGCTTGGAGCGTCTTTTTTCTTTTTATGGTGCATTTCTATTATTTCACAATCGTAATTTATTCCAAGATATTTTGACGCATCATAAACGATATTCATTAAAATGTTAATTCCTAAGCTCATATTGCCGGACAAAACAATAGGAATACGTTTTCCGTAATCTTCTACCGTTTTTAAATCGTTTTCCGAAAATCCGGTAGAACCGATAACGATAGGAACATTATAAAGCGCCGCCTCTTCCGCATGTATCAATGATGCGCTTTTAGACGTGAAATCTATAACGACTTTTTTCTTAATTGCGGCGGTTAAATGAAGAGCTTCTTTTAAAGTTAAAAATTTTCCTGCCGAAACTTTATTGATTTCTAATTCGGTTAAATCTTTAAGAGGCGAAACTGTTGTTTCATCTTCGGCATAATTTGAATCTATGCCGCCTATAAATAATAAATCCGGATAATCGGAAAGAACGGAGGTTATAGCATTCCCCATTCTCCCTTTGCTCCCGCAAACTAATATACCCTTTTTTTCCATTATTGCAGTATCCCGTATTCTTTTAAGGCTGTTTTTATTTTATCTATACTGCCGCCGGATGCTTCCGATAAAGGCAGCCTTATTTCATTTTCAATAAATCCCATTATGTTTAAAGCTTTTTTTACCGGTATAGGATTAGTTTCTATAAACATTGCATGAATAAGCGGAAGTAGTTTAAAATTAAGCCTCCTTGCAGACTTAAGGTCTCCTTTTAACGCATAATCCGTCATAAGAGACATATCTTTAGGCACAATGTTTGAAACCGTCGAGATAACGCCGCCGCCGCCTACGGCAATTATCGGAAGGGTAAGCGCATCATCGCCGGATAAAACGCAAAATTTCTCAGGCGCTTTTCTCAAAATAGCCGTTGCCTGCTCCAAAGAACCGCTTGCTTCTTTAATTCCTGTTATATTGTCAATTTCTGCAAGCCTCAATACCGTTTCGGGAAGAATATTGACCGCAGTCCTGGTAGGAACGTTATAAAGAATTACGGGCTTGGAACAATTTGCGGCTATCGTTTTAAAGTGAAGGAAAAGCCCCTCCTGCGTAGGTTTATTATAATAAGGAGTAATTTGCAAATGTCCGTCTATTTTAAACTTTTCTGCAGCTTTTGCAAGATGAACGGCTTCTACCGTATTATTAGAACCGGTTCCGGCTATAACTTTAATTTTGCCTTCAGCCGCTTCGGCAGCAATCCTAATAACGTCTATATGCTCTTCAAACGAAAGCGTAGCCGATTCGCCGGTGCTTCCGCACGCAACAATTCCCGCCGCTCCGTTTTCTATCTGAAATTCTATCAGTTTTCTAAGCGCTTTTTCGTCTATTTTGCCGCCTTTAAAAGGCGTTACTATTGCCGTGAAAACTCCTTTAAACATATTTAAAACTCCTTTTTTATTTATTTGTTAAAAAATATCGCTTCGCTGAGGCTCGCAATGACTAATGGCTATGTGCAAAGCAATATCTGATTATTTTATGTTTTCCGGTATAATTTCTTTATCTATTAAATCCTCATAGGTTTCGCGATTTCTAATTACATAAAAATTATCTTTATCGACGAGTACTTCTGTAGCCCTTGGCCTTGAGTTATAGTTGGAAGACATCGAAAAACCATAAGCGCCTGCGCTGAATACCGCAATTAAATCTCCATCCGAAACCGAATTTAAAACTCTGTCTTTTCCGAAAAAATCGGCGGATTCGCAAATAGGACCTACTATATCTGCTTTAATTTTAGGCCCTTCTTTTTTTATAACCGGCACTATTTCATGATACGCCTCATATAGAGCCGGCCTGATTAAATCGTTCATTCCCCCGTCGGTTATTATAAAGTTTTTACTTCCGGTATCTTTGACGTATGTAACTTTAGCGACAAATATTCCGCCGTTTCCGACTATTAATCTGCCCGGTTCGAAAATAACCTTTCCGTCGTAACTTTTTAATATATTTTTAATAGAATTCATATAAGTGGAAGGATGAGGCGGCATTTCATTTTCGTAAGTTATACCGAGTCCGCCTCCAAGATCCAGATATTTAATATCGAAACCTTTAGCGGTAATTCTGTCGAGAAGTTCCTTTATTATTTCTACGGCATCATTAAACGGGGATATTTCTGTCAACTGCGAACCTATATGGCAGTCAAGCCCTACTACGTCTATATTTTTCAATTCCTTTGCCGTTTCGTACGCCGAAACAGCATGTTTTATGCTTATGCCGAATTTATTTTTCTTAAGGCCGGTAGATATATAAGGATGCGTTTTAGGATCGACGTTCGGGTTTATCCTGAAAGATATTCTTGCTTTCGTATTTAACCTGCCGGCTACTTTATCGATAAGAAAAACTTCGGGCAGTGATTCCACGTTAAACATAAGGATATTAGATTTGATCGCATATTCTATTTCGGCTTCAGTCTTTCCTACCCCGGAATATACAACTTTTCCCGTATCTACTCCAGCTTTAATTGCCCTGAAAAGTTCTCCTCCGGAAACTATATCCGCGCCCCAGCCCATTTTAAATAAAAAATTAAGTATAGCGATGTTTGAATTAGCTTTAACGCTGTAGCATACTAATGAATTTAAAACTCTGGAACTTTCGTCGAAAACGTTAAAATGCCTTCTTAAAGTAGCCAGCGAATATAGATAAAACGGCGTTCCGACGTTGCCGGCAATTTCCTTAACGGGCACGTTTTCGCAATAAAGTTGGTTTTCTTTAAAAATAAAATCGTTCATAAGTTATAATTTCCTGTCTATTATATAATCTGCAATATCTATTAAACTGTTTTTATACTTTGAGTCCGGAAATATATCAAGATTCTTTTTTGCTTTTTTTATCGCATCTTTTGCCTTCGATATAGTATAGTCGATAGAACCGTAACTTTTAACCAACGACAAAACCGTTCTAAGATCCTTGGATGCCAGCCTTTTTTTATAAATTATATTAATGATAACTTCTTTTTCGTCTTGACTTGCCCTTTCTATAGCATGTATCAGCGGAAGCGTGAGTTTCCCTTCTTTTAAATCGTTTCCTATAAATTTACCGAACTCTTTATCCGAAATATAGTCTAACGCATCGTCCATAAGCTGAAAAGCAATTCCTATATTCAAGCCGTAATCGTAAAGTTTTTTTGCACATTTTTCTTCTTTGCCGGCAATTATGGCGCCGACTTCGGAAGCACATGCAAAAAGAACGGCGGTTTTTTTAATAATTATATCTAAATAATCTTTTTCGCCGGTTTTTATATCCGCAGTTTTAACTAATTCTTTTACTTCTCCCTCCGCCATAAGGGTAGTAGCGTCGGAATAAGACTTTATAACTTTTATATTATTAATATCCGACAAGACTTTAAAAGATTTGGCAAATAAATAATCTCCTACAAGAACGGCGGCTTCGTTTCCAAAAATTGTATTCGCGGATGCCTTACCCCTTCTTAATGGAGCATTATCTACGACGTCGTCGTGAAGCAAGGTAGCCGTATGAATAAATTCTATTACGGCCGCAAGCGAAATATGGTCGTTCCCGTCGTAACCGCATAATTTTGAAGCTACGATAAGAAGTATAGGACGTATTCTTTTCCCTCCGCTTGAAATGACATATTCGGCAACCTTATGTATTAAAGGCGTTTCCGTTATAAGATGTTTTTCGAACTGCTCTTCTACTTTTTCTAATTCGTTTTCTATATAATCGAAAGAAATATTTTGCAAAATAGATTCTCTTTTTTATTTTTTAATTAATTATTTTATTAACTGCCTGACGTTTATTTTATTTCAGTTAGACTAAATATTCAATAATTTTTTTTAATTTTGTTAAAGGATGAAGATTTACGGCGGAAATGCCCTTAACGTCTTTTACGTCTTTAACGTTGGATTGAGGAAGCAAAACATCGGAAAAACCCATATTTAACGCCTCTTTTATCCTTGCAGAGGGATTGCCGACGCCCCTGACTTCCCCCGTCAATCCTACCTCCCCAAAGGCTATAAAATTTGGAGGAAGCGGTTTTTCCAAGTAGCTTGAAGTTATCGAAAGAGCTACCGGCAAATCGACGGCAGGCTCTTGAACGTTTATGCCTCCGAATATTTTAACGTAAATTTCTTTTGATGAAAGTTTTATTCCTTCTTTTTTTTCAAGTACGGCGGAAATAATAGAAACTCTGCCGGAATCTATGCCTAGACAAACTCTTTTAGGAACGGGCATATAAGACGGAACTACAAGAGCCTGCACTTCGACCAGCATCGCCCTCGTTCCTTCTAAGCACGGCACTACAACCGAACCCGGCGAATCCGGCTGTCTTTCGGAAGTAAAATAAGCCGACGGATTTTTAACCACTTTTAACCCGTTTTCCGACATTTCATATATTCCTACTTCGTCCGTAGAACCGAACCTGTTTTTATAACATCTTAAAATCCTATATGAATCTCTTTTACTTGAATCAAAATACAGAACCGTATCCACTATATGTTCTAACGTTTTTGGTCCGGCAAACCCCCCTTCTTTAGTAACATGGCATACAAGAAAAACTCCGCAATTTTTTTTCAGACACAGCGACGTAATCTCATGGGCTATTTCCCTCAATCCGTTGACGCTACCATAAGCAGAATCGGACTGAGGAATAGTTATGCGCTGAATCGAATCTATTATTACAAAACCGTAATTTCCGTTTTCTATAGAATATAAAATCTCGTTAATATCGTTAAGCGCTTGAAAAAAAAGGGATTTAGAATCTATTTTTAATCTTTTTGCTCTTAAAATAATCTGGTTTAACAATTCTTCCGTGGAAATATATAAAGTATTAAGCCCGGACAGGGAAATTTTTTCGGCAACTTGAAGCATAAGCGTAGATTTTCCTATTCCGGGTTCTCCGCCTATAAGAATGCTCTGTCCGGCTACCAGCCCCGAACCGACCGATAAATCGAATTCTTTTATTCCTGTTGTTATTCTTGCTACATTTTGGAAATTTTGCCAGTCTAAAACCGTGGCAGGCGAAACAGATGGGGGAGTTTTTTTAAACTTTACAATCTTAGGCTTATTTTCACCCGCTATAACTTCTTCCATAGTATTAAAACTATGGCATTCAGGGCATCTACCTA
The DNA window shown above is from Candidatus Acidulodesulfobacterium acidiphilum and carries:
- the rpoN gene encoding RNA polymerase sigma-54 factor, whose translation is MSGMELRQNLKLSQQLVMTPQLQLAIKMLALNNIELSDMVKQEILENPILDAESAGVKSEDEAENYKPEDALLSNIPVEADSESEQGFNEIAQYLVNYNEQLVDLSKNDGILGAGDNNYLEYKLESSFYRGETLYEHVMEQVRTGNFSDDEIMLAEYIAGNLDSKGFLAVSIKDLEYFVKKNISHDINATFVPNTLYKINILEPVGLAADNVISSLAIQADFYFKGDALLKELINKYLKEVAAKNYQKICKETKTSLEKVLLSIENLKKLNPNPAANFSKEAPRYIVPDLFLKKENDRYVVYMQDDSIPEIKINSYYKKVISGEIAVSPDIKNYAEERFKSAMWLMKSINTRKETILNIAQKIVDKQYDYFDKCGGNLKPLILKDISEELNIHESTVSRATANKYLSTHMGVFELKNFFTGASYGESSSGNVMARIKSIIDSEHFIGKVYKDAEIVDILKKQGINIARRTIAKYRDIMNIPPSSIRHKNILL
- the lptB gene encoding LPS export ABC transporter ATP-binding protein, with product MIKAVNLIKKFKKRTVVNEVCLEIRPGEITGLLGPNGAGKTTTFNMISGMLRPDGGSIFLDDVDITKLPMYKRARLGIGYLPQETSVFRKLTAEQNLTAIFELLKISEKEKNQRLNELIEKFGLEKVRKSFVMSLSGGERRRVEVARSLILSPKFILLDEPFSGIDPIAVEDMQDILIGLKKDSIGILITDHNVREALRICNSAYIINDGKIIEKGSPSHIISSSIVKRFFLGEKFNLGI
- the lptC gene encoding LPS export ABC transporter periplasmic protein LptC, producing the protein MSLDRKTIRIIALILSLCFIAILAVFLILHYLRGNTGLFNFKISKGYISLKKIDYKFYKKGILAYEIFAKSLNYKSKKKNIIKLNAVKIYIYGKNRKPAYIIIGKTGKLNTVSKNVIISGGVSINGSNGMLIKTDIIDYFAKKDEIAAPGGMKIKSKNYFISGEGFIYYVKKKLFVLRKDVHFLSNNANMRRSSK
- a CDS encoding HAD-IIIA family hydrolase, with protein sequence MTKKLNFSDIEILVFDVDGVLTDGKIYLSENGVETKTFFAHDGAGMKLAKKSGLKVGMISARTSHAASLRAKELGVDFYIEGCKDKYKALKPLLEEFKIDVKNLFYMGDDIVDIELLKLAAISATVPNAPEYIKDCADFVTSKNGGCGAVREVCDIILKEKGLLLKFLNSL
- a CDS encoding KpsF/GutQ family sugar-phosphate isomerase — translated: MTQHNILKTAENVLRIEADSVSALINRLDDNFEKMVHCLIGIKGKVILTGMGKSGIIARKISSTLASTGTPSFFMHPAEASHGDLGVISKNDAVIVLSNSGNTKEIASILPAIKLIGAKIIGFSGNKHSRLFELSDYFFDVSVAQEACPYNIAPTASTTAQLAIGDALAVALLKERNFLEEDFAKLHPGGSIGKKFIKVAELMHNGEEIPLVRDTVLLKDAILEMNSKRLGLTGVIDENNILCGIIVDGDLRRAMLSPIDIINEPVKNIMTKNPKTILKNALAVNALQKMEESKITSLFVVESEGYKNPIGVIHIHDIIKAGII
- a CDS encoding 3-deoxy-8-phosphooctulonate synthase; translation: MKKINVFTKEDLTSELKFKFNNDYPFVIAGPCVIEDAAAMDDIVSTLKEYSRELNFNLIFKASYDKANRTSVNSFRGPGIDKGLKILSDIKAKYDVPILSDVHSAKEAEIAGGVLDVIQIPAFLCRQTDIILEAAKTGKVINVKKGQFMAPWDTKFIVEKIASVENYKVILTERGVSFGYNNLVVDFRSIPVMKETGALVVFDATHSVQLPGGGGSVSSGNREYVMPLARAAAAAGVDGLFFEVHTDPPRALSDSANSVYLSSFKDNLKNILEISKYSKI
- a CDS encoding CTP synthase; this encodes MNKTKYIFITGGVVSSLGKGIAASSIGALLEARGLNITMQKLDPYINVDPGTMNPFQHGEVFVTDDGAETDLDLGHYERFTSLSLTKKNNLTSGQVYDAVISNERKGAYLGKTVQVIPHITDEIKKRIIEASEGKDVAIIEIGGTVGDIESLPFLEAIRQFKLDKGKDDVLYIHLTLVPFIKTADELKTKPTQHSVKELRAIGIEPSIIICRADRVLPQDIREKIALFCNVEADAVITAKDEESIYDVPLSLHEEKLDSKIIEYLNIWAKSPDLNAWTNISNTLKTLKNLVTIAVVGKYVNLKESYKSLNESLIHGGLANNVSVNIKYINSEDLEGDDWKDNLKELEGCSGILVPGGFGSRGISGMLRAINYARTNNIPYFGICLGMQLMTVEYAKNVLGLKDANSYEFDEITPDPVISIMDDQKDIGNMGGTMRLGAYPCVISKNTLAYQIYYKNNKKYPANNKNCVKLNHDGNIIISERHRHRFEFNNKYREKFKTSGFVFSGTSPDDKLIEICEIKDHPWYIGCQFHPEFKSSPLYPHPLFREFIAAAVKYSNNLLSIQPKVKVEIKAKHNMTKAVDKLNKNKRKSKNTPV